From bacterium, a single genomic window includes:
- a CDS encoding exo-alpha-sialidase: MKILRIFGLSISFFLLLGVVVSTRPIAPPPRRIESLSEKKSTQKLNFVRETADAIESAVGIGEMPEWVRSEAMRTVTNTSYVNSAKALQAWRQRTNFIGFLDERENRITKRPSPPAPEDPGEAMDDIDWTDDRRVNTDASDQQFHPTCCVGSDGTIYVAWCLDVDTENSWVYFSKSSDGGVTWSSSVLVDSYGINNRPRIACYGAGSSADVYITYTYWYNPSEYDYDIYCSVSNNGGSSFSTYSIRASSDYEDMSCVVTDDLGYVYVAMVHGWVDGGGCDPDEAEAEVVLYRSSSHGSSWSGGYYLTNYGGQHDDFLPALATYGGGSSCQLHFAWVHDVTTNGSNYDVYYKKITNAGGTPSIPSSYVSIASSSVQEYVIPSGIDVGPDGSPQITYTYSTASSGNGDIYYRRSTDGGASFQSARVITNRVTEETDAVIAVDAQNNPTVVWRDARSGNTDIYVSYSDDEGTTWKTPFRANQDATTANQYWPGIGMWSSGWQRKLSVIWWDERYDDGDVYFNGNEMLGVSLDVDYVPSMPLWPLPGFSFWAFEAHYDTSFTTEAIYRIWFDPEYSNDPLLDELWAGSSSSERWAVDNPGGWIWLSGNYWTPPSTGGSYICDYYHQFRVIFDAVKGNPPACDHTLPDVDINFESFGNDIDTTINDAVSCTSWVDIGTTYDMAGWYLLSPTQRWATNSPDTIGSVSMARIVQPYYYHQWNPIVLFVGPTVDNTVFTETHTQFGEPHVESGLYNRWEQWTDCGTTIDFSDTTVPEGWYAIDSTNFLCEGYSMRTIRYSNNTHVVVRNDFVYGQVIVDGTTVSSPDSVDWGPGSTHSIGAISPQTFGDTIRYIFRAWSDDGAFTHLVVISEEDVNFTALFGSQFKLDMEYTGATGGHEPTLTGEGWYWEDSVATITASEAWDSVGGVRYGFSHWETIPSGAFIGDSASSTTTIIMDRHYTVRAVYSVQYELTVNSEGGYGTPDPPVGSNWIDAGAHVCANAGSPDLTAHMYATGWAGTGPVPSAGSGSEACFYMSSSGSIQWLWADQLTLTVISTYGVPSPMVGVSYYDPGTYVDCSVETPFMLSGDTRAACYGYTGTSVIGSGSTEFVDFNIVEDCTLTWNWRIEYRLMIVNTGGYGEPLIPPVGENWFPSGSLVLAKVNSPDPPMVCIGFLGTPPVLPSSSPQDSIVFAMIAPATLTWQWAGDFEVYSLLVTSPDERGAPSPYGTTWWLPGSPITATVTNPWPDPVDEGIRWIVDNFVGSGSAPSGSGASTGTFYIWANSTIAWNWDDEYRLLIDSEPGYYGAPVPDTGENWYERGAVVSGSVTTPWEDSVVCTGYTGTGSAPASSGISSFSFALATPSSVTWHWDISSVSLNVMSDYGLPTPSVGLHHYAVGTEIDLLTNQYAYVSPVERWKCVGWTGTGSVPMSGVDTLVNVRLITDSSIRWIWERQFRLDVDNPGGYDAPVPAAGQHWFDAGTWVTCYITTNPYDTMYCVGFSGTGDCPSAWGVDEVSFIINQYSSIQWIWFGESDVNIIEVASEHGDPHPAIGTHYYPGSIVIDCYMLEATDFVGPGERCCCDGWTGTGSVPVAGADTSFSFTVRGDGTITWNWHREYSFEVQNPFGMGYPLPDIGMYWYPAGSEVTAEVTLNPDGTWACVGYSGWGSLGIGVSDRVSFTIDEPSGIEWIWESLEDVYILTVVSLHGHCDPPVGINYISEGSIITATAGPYDYDSDVVRHSANGWVGLGCVPLLGDTNLVTFTMDSDGTITWGWNNEFYLALDYEGCGSAVPVQTGEGWFLFRETTEVTTSTSIPDVGGSHYGFISWDVEPELTATVAHYTWPNTEATVLAPCTLIARYAPAVQCTLYKNPSQDFGGFIVDGTLYDEISQYIEWWGLGSNHRIEATSPDIGPGERYVFSRWNDAGPIAHDVGPITTPIKIRADYATNFALTIEKSPLHSTGFISVDGTEYLDSSNVSLWIRAGLAPTVGVSSPDYESSDQRFNWISWSDGGALNHLLEPMGAPVNLIANYNQKLRLKVDKSPPESYGWISIDDTLFEYTSSAALWLLPGGEHEINLSRIDVSGDSAYQFVYFDRDVSDSIIPKTVILDEPQSILAVYNAFEYILAIDVTPTIWSLGLQFPNYMRTMIPPELITVQNTGNINCDLGLAAMDTLSEWVCGCSNGMDKIVLRAHLCNDPVAPALFHPAYDCIRETINWATEYYFGPLGYELIPYEINNLWLQAQMPRASSSYAEQIMIIRVTARVTLY; encoded by the coding sequence TTGAAAATTCTGCGAATTTTTGGACTTTCGATTTCATTCTTTTTGTTATTGGGTGTTGTCGTTTCTACAAGGCCTATAGCGCCCCCTCCGAGGCGTATAGAATCTCTTTCTGAGAAAAAATCTACACAAAAACTAAATTTCGTCCGAGAAACCGCAGATGCGATTGAATCTGCTGTTGGTATCGGCGAGATGCCTGAATGGGTGCGTAGCGAAGCAATGAGAACGGTTACCAATACCTCATATGTTAATTCTGCTAAGGCCCTACAAGCATGGAGGCAAAGAACTAATTTTATCGGTTTTTTGGATGAGAGGGAGAACCGAATAACCAAGAGACCATCACCGCCAGCGCCCGAGGACCCCGGAGAGGCGATGGATGATATAGATTGGACTGATGACCGAAGGGTTAACACCGACGCAAGTGATCAGCAGTTCCATCCCACATGTTGCGTGGGAAGCGATGGAACAATCTATGTGGCGTGGTGTCTCGACGTTGACACAGAGAATTCATGGGTTTATTTCAGTAAGTCCTCAGATGGCGGGGTAACCTGGTCTTCTTCTGTCTTGGTGGATAGTTACGGTATAAATAATCGCCCGAGAATTGCTTGTTATGGAGCCGGTTCTTCTGCGGATGTCTATATAACTTACACATACTGGTATAATCCCTCAGAATATGACTACGACATCTACTGCAGCGTTTCAAATAACGGCGGCTCGAGCTTCTCAACATATTCCATTAGGGCTTCTAGCGATTATGAAGATATGAGTTGTGTAGTTACCGATGATTTGGGCTATGTCTATGTGGCCATGGTTCACGGTTGGGTTGATGGTGGAGGTTGTGATCCGGACGAAGCTGAAGCAGAGGTTGTCTTATATAGAAGCTCTTCACATGGAAGTTCGTGGTCTGGAGGCTATTATCTCACTAATTATGGTGGTCAGCACGACGATTTTCTACCTGCACTCGCAACTTATGGCGGTGGTAGTTCATGTCAGTTGCATTTCGCCTGGGTTCACGATGTAACAACTAATGGGTCGAATTATGATGTATATTACAAAAAAATAACAAATGCGGGAGGAACTCCTTCAATCCCGTCTTCTTATGTCTCGATAGCATCGAGTTCTGTTCAGGAATATGTTATACCTAGCGGTATCGATGTTGGGCCGGATGGGTCTCCGCAAATAACATATACTTATTCAACCGCGTCTTCCGGCAACGGTGATATATACTATCGCAGAAGTACTGATGGCGGAGCGTCATTCCAGTCAGCGAGAGTTATTACAAATCGCGTCACCGAGGAAACAGATGCTGTTATCGCGGTCGATGCTCAGAATAACCCAACCGTTGTGTGGCGTGATGCCCGTTCGGGTAATACCGATATTTACGTCTCCTATTCAGACGACGAAGGAACAACATGGAAGACGCCGTTTAGGGCAAATCAGGATGCCACAACAGCGAATCAATATTGGCCGGGTATCGGGATGTGGAGTAGTGGTTGGCAGAGGAAGTTATCTGTTATCTGGTGGGACGAACGCTACGATGATGGAGATGTATATTTTAATGGCAATGAAATGCTTGGCGTCTCGCTCGATGTGGATTATGTCCCTTCGATGCCGCTTTGGCCGCTTCCAGGATTCTCTTTTTGGGCTTTCGAAGCTCATTACGATACATCGTTTACAACAGAGGCGATATATCGCATATGGTTCGATCCGGAATATTCAAACGATCCGCTATTAGATGAATTGTGGGCAGGGTCGAGCAGTAGCGAGCGTTGGGCAGTGGATAATCCTGGCGGATGGATATGGCTTTCAGGTAACTACTGGACACCTCCGAGCACCGGAGGGAGTTATATCTGCGATTACTATCATCAGTTTAGGGTTATTTTTGATGCTGTAAAAGGCAATCCCCCTGCATGTGATCACACGCTTCCTGATGTCGATATTAATTTTGAGAGTTTTGGCAACGATATCGATACAACAATCAATGACGCGGTCAGTTGCACTTCTTGGGTAGATATAGGCACAACTTATGACATGGCTGGATGGTATCTCCTGTCTCCGACACAAAGATGGGCTACGAATTCCCCCGATACTATCGGTTCCGTGTCCATGGCAAGGATTGTTCAGCCGTATTATTACCACCAGTGGAACCCCATTGTTCTTTTTGTGGGGCCTACTGTAGATAACACAGTCTTTACGGAAACACATACACAATTTGGTGAACCGCATGTCGAATCAGGATTATATAATCGTTGGGAACAGTGGACGGATTGTGGCACGACGATAGATTTTTCGGATACTACTGTTCCTGAAGGATGGTATGCCATAGATTCCACGAATTTCTTGTGCGAGGGCTATTCTATGCGGACTATTAGGTATTCCAATAATACTCATGTGGTTGTTCGCAATGATTTTGTCTATGGTCAGGTGATAGTCGATGGAACGACGGTTTCCTCGCCGGACTCGGTGGATTGGGGTCCAGGTTCGACTCACTCGATAGGCGCAATTTCGCCACAGACCTTTGGAGATACGATTAGATATATTTTCAGGGCATGGTCTGATGATGGTGCGTTTACGCATCTCGTGGTAATTTCGGAAGAAGATGTTAATTTCACTGCGTTATTTGGCAGCCAATTTAAGCTCGATATGGAATATACTGGTGCTACAGGTGGCCATGAACCGACTCTTACGGGTGAAGGATGGTATTGGGAGGACAGTGTTGCAACTATTACCGCCAGTGAGGCTTGGGATAGTGTTGGCGGTGTTCGTTACGGTTTCTCGCATTGGGAAACTATACCTTCTGGAGCTTTTATCGGTGACAGCGCAAGCTCGACGACCACAATAATCATGGATAGGCACTACACAGTGCGGGCAGTTTATTCGGTGCAATATGAACTTACAGTGAATTCCGAGGGTGGATACGGCACTCCCGATCCACCGGTTGGATCTAACTGGATAGATGCCGGTGCGCATGTTTGTGCAAATGCCGGAAGTCCTGATCTTACAGCGCATATGTATGCCACCGGTTGGGCAGGAACAGGACCTGTTCCATCTGCAGGCAGCGGTTCTGAAGCTTGTTTTTACATGTCATCTTCGGGGTCGATACAATGGCTATGGGCCGATCAGCTCACACTGACGGTAATTTCTACATACGGCGTTCCCTCACCTATGGTCGGAGTTAGCTACTACGATCCGGGGACCTATGTTGATTGTTCAGTCGAGACTCCATTCATGCTGTCTGGAGACACTCGCGCGGCGTGTTATGGCTACACGGGAACGTCTGTCATAGGTTCGGGTTCTACAGAATTTGTCGATTTTAATATTGTTGAGGATTGCACGCTTACATGGAACTGGCGTATCGAATACCGGTTAATGATTGTCAATACTGGTGGATACGGTGAACCTCTAATACCACCTGTTGGCGAGAACTGGTTCCCGAGTGGATCTTTGGTGTTAGCGAAAGTTAACTCGCCGGATCCGCCCATGGTTTGTATTGGTTTTTTAGGGACTCCACCGGTCCTACCTTCCTCGAGTCCTCAAGATTCTATAGTTTTCGCGATGATCGCCCCAGCAACGCTCACATGGCAATGGGCAGGAGACTTTGAGGTTTATTCTTTATTGGTTACATCCCCCGATGAGAGAGGCGCTCCTTCGCCGTATGGGACAACATGGTGGCTTCCTGGAAGTCCGATTACAGCAACGGTAACAAATCCGTGGCCTGATCCTGTCGATGAGGGAATTCGATGGATTGTAGATAATTTCGTCGGTTCCGGAAGCGCACCATCGGGGAGTGGGGCATCAACAGGAACATTTTATATATGGGCGAATTCCACGATTGCATGGAATTGGGACGATGAATACCGGTTACTCATCGACTCTGAACCGGGATATTATGGTGCACCAGTTCCGGATACCGGTGAAAACTGGTATGAAAGAGGTGCTGTCGTATCAGGCTCTGTTACTACTCCATGGGAAGATTCGGTTGTTTGCACCGGATATACAGGAACAGGAAGTGCTCCGGCATCGAGTGGAATTTCGAGTTTCAGTTTCGCGCTAGCAACACCCAGCTCTGTTACTTGGCACTGGGATATATCCTCCGTTTCACTTAATGTCATGAGCGACTACGGTTTACCAACACCATCGGTGGGGTTACATCATTACGCGGTGGGAACTGAAATCGACCTTTTAACGAATCAATATGCTTATGTTTCACCGGTGGAAAGGTGGAAATGTGTCGGTTGGACCGGCACTGGCTCGGTCCCGATGTCGGGAGTGGATACGTTGGTTAATGTTAGGCTTATTACTGACAGCAGCATTCGTTGGATTTGGGAGCGCCAATTCAGGTTGGATGTCGATAATCCAGGCGGATACGATGCACCTGTTCCTGCAGCGGGACAGCACTGGTTCGATGCGGGGACATGGGTAACATGTTATATTACAACAAATCCCTATGATACAATGTATTGTGTGGGATTTTCCGGCACAGGCGATTGTCCGAGTGCGTGGGGTGTCGATGAGGTTAGTTTTATTATTAACCAATACTCCTCGATTCAATGGATTTGGTTTGGAGAAAGCGATGTCAATATTATCGAAGTAGCTAGCGAACATGGTGATCCTCATCCCGCGATAGGAACACATTATTATCCTGGCAGCATTGTTATAGATTGCTACATGCTCGAGGCTACCGATTTTGTTGGACCTGGAGAGAGATGCTGTTGCGATGGTTGGACTGGAACCGGCTCTGTGCCGGTAGCAGGAGCGGATACATCGTTTAGCTTCACGGTTAGAGGGGATGGGACTATAACTTGGAATTGGCATAGGGAATACAGCTTCGAGGTTCAAAATCCTTTCGGAATGGGCTATCCATTACCGGATATAGGTATGTATTGGTACCCTGCCGGTTCCGAAGTGACTGCTGAGGTTACACTTAACCCGGATGGAACATGGGCATGTGTAGGATATTCCGGATGGGGTTCGCTTGGAATTGGAGTTAGCGATAGGGTTTCTTTCACGATTGATGAGCCTTCAGGAATAGAGTGGATATGGGAATCCTTGGAAGATGTCTATATTCTTACAGTGGTCAGTTTACATGGGCATTGTGATCCTCCTGTCGGTATTAATTATATATCCGAAGGTTCGATCATCACAGCCACGGCAGGGCCATACGATTATGATAGCGATGTTGTTCGTCATTCAGCCAACGGTTGGGTAGGCCTGGGGTGTGTGCCATTATTAGGTGATACTAATTTGGTTACATTTACAATGGATTCTGATGGAACTATCACTTGGGGCTGGAATAATGAATTCTACCTTGCATTAGATTATGAGGGTTGCGGGTCGGCGGTTCCAGTTCAAACTGGCGAGGGTTGGTTTTTATTCCGCGAAACTACAGAGGTAACTACATCTACATCGATTCCTGATGTTGGTGGTTCTCATTATGGTTTTATAAGTTGGGATGTCGAACCAGAGTTGACTGCAACAGTTGCGCATTATACATGGCCAAACACCGAAGCAACTGTTCTTGCTCCCTGTACATTGATAGCTCGATACGCGCCGGCGGTTCAATGCACTTTATACAAAAATCCTTCTCAGGATTTCGGCGGGTTTATTGTTGATGGGACTTTGTATGATGAAATATCTCAATATATCGAATGGTGGGGTTTAGGATCTAATCATCGGATAGAGGCGACATCGCCAGACATCGGCCCGGGCGAGAGATATGTTTTTTCCCGCTGGAACGATGCAGGCCCCATTGCCCACGATGTAGGCCCCATAACTACTCCAATTAAAATTAGAGCTGACTATGCCACCAATTTTGCTCTCACTATTGAGAAATCACCACTTCATTCTACGGGTTTCATTAGCGTAGATGGCACTGAATATTTAGATTCTAGCAATGTATCTTTGTGGATCAGAGCGGGTTTGGCGCCCACTGTTGGAGTTAGTTCCCCCGATTATGAATCATCCGATCAAAGGTTCAATTGGATTTCGTGGAGCGATGGTGGCGCGCTAAATCATCTTCTCGAGCCTATGGGTGCGCCGGTCAATCTTATTGCTAACTATAATCAGAAACTTAGGCTTAAAGTCGATAAATCCCCCCCTGAATCTTACGGTTGGATTTCTATCGACGATACGTTGTTTGAATATACTTCGAGTGCCGCCCTTTGGCTCCTACCGGGAGGTGAACACGAGATTAATTTGTCCCGTATAGATGTTTCCGGTGATAGCGCATATCAATTTGTCTATTTCGACAGGGATGTTTCAGACAGTATTATTCCAAAAACAGTAATTCTTGACGAACCACAGTCTATACTAGCTGTTTATAATGCTTTCGAGTATATACTTGCAATCGATGTAACACCTACCATATGGAGTCTGGGATTGCAATTCCCGAATTATATGAGAACAATGATACCGCCGGAGCTTATTACTGTGCAAAACACCGGAAATATAAATTGTGATTTGGGTTTGGCGGCAATGGATACTTTAAGTGAATGGGTTTGCGGATGTTCAAATGGAATGGACAAAATTGTATTGCGTGCGCATTTGTGTAATGATCCGGTTGCACCTGCGTTGTTCCATCCGGCCTACGATTGTATTCGAGAGACTATTAACTGGGCAACGGAGTATTATTTCGGGCCGCTTGGCTACGAATTAATCCCTTACGAGATCAATAATCTCTGGTTACAGGCGCAAATGCCCCGTGCGAGTAGTAGCTATGCAGAACAAATCATGATCATAAGAGTAACAGCAAGGGTAACCTTGTATTAA
- a CDS encoding O-antigen ligase family protein encodes MVRGKLFNKIAYGALLGLCVSIAFSIVAVEFFVGLLFILWLAKLFIDDKTVIHHSKVSAILIIFVTLRILSSLFSLDINNSLNSLGKLPLLLVFFPINTLFSRKDLEKALGVMIIAIALASLLGSAKVIFFGMDRARTTYGGYTGLSLQITVAINLSLYFILKTKHALKLYLPFFIILFIGLLATYARTQWITAFLSIIVAIALIRPKRLFYIISGMICGLLSVPESIMQRLLETFRYGGDSSRIALWDGSLDLLKGLPFFGYGPKTFLDIFPKSALKELLDQSVWNYHNDFIQVAIESGWLTLAVFIILWCVILILVCRAACLRDSMKILCGTAFLGLFVSSLLNGVFFDPMVMPIIALLFVVLGRSEEINLKKGDKLLLVRLDKIGDVVLTTPMAGALKKRFPGVIIDMAVRPGISLVASMSAHVDKVVEAPGSVLKFSKIIKMNKYKMAVLVHPDIWAAVAISLARVRIRIGSEYRLWAPLLLTHRVLRHRDPRRHESVLNAELLEFLGIDSNDLPSPELNTIDSAFSFEPEKPIIGFHPGSGGSVLRCQPRIFGEAARLLKESGFSIVVTGGTDDEKSVEEFLCASGLVDYDFAGKTNISELGKIISKCQVFVAQGTGPLHIASGLGIPVVGVYPPSLKTGVKRWHPLGSKYIAVKPKLSECKRCIGEKCSHFNCLESICPEEIVRAVKELSVVKSSINGNKK; translated from the coding sequence ATGGTTCGGGGAAAATTATTTAATAAGATAGCCTATGGAGCCTTGCTTGGTCTTTGCGTGTCGATTGCTTTTTCTATTGTTGCGGTCGAGTTTTTTGTAGGGTTGCTTTTTATTTTATGGTTAGCAAAGCTATTTATCGATGATAAAACAGTAATCCATCATTCTAAAGTTTCCGCAATTTTGATAATTTTCGTTACTCTGCGGATTTTATCCTCGCTATTTTCTCTAGATATAAATAATTCGTTGAATTCGCTGGGTAAACTACCTCTTTTATTGGTCTTCTTCCCAATCAATACCCTTTTTTCTAGAAAAGACCTCGAAAAAGCTCTAGGAGTTATGATTATCGCGATAGCGCTTGCTTCCCTTTTAGGAAGCGCGAAAGTAATATTCTTTGGTATGGACCGAGCAAGAACAACCTATGGTGGTTATACAGGTCTTTCCCTACAGATAACAGTAGCGATTAATCTCAGCCTATATTTTATTTTAAAAACAAAGCATGCTTTAAAGTTATATCTTCCATTTTTTATAATATTGTTTATTGGATTACTTGCCACTTATGCCAGAACACAGTGGATTACAGCTTTTTTAAGTATTATTGTGGCGATAGCCTTGATAAGACCTAAAAGGCTTTTTTATATTATATCTGGAATGATATGCGGGTTGTTGTCAGTGCCAGAGAGTATAATGCAAAGGTTGCTAGAAACCTTTAGATATGGTGGCGATAGTTCTCGAATAGCGCTTTGGGATGGCAGCCTCGACCTGTTGAAAGGATTGCCGTTTTTCGGTTATGGGCCTAAGACATTTTTGGATATATTCCCCAAAAGTGCGCTGAAGGAACTTCTTGATCAATCTGTTTGGAACTATCATAATGATTTTATACAAGTAGCTATCGAATCTGGTTGGCTGACATTGGCTGTTTTCATAATTCTTTGGTGTGTGATATTAATTTTAGTATGTCGTGCCGCTTGTTTGCGCGACAGTATGAAAATTCTTTGTGGGACGGCTTTCCTGGGGCTTTTTGTAAGCTCCCTACTTAATGGTGTCTTTTTTGATCCGATGGTTATGCCGATTATAGCTTTGCTGTTTGTAGTTCTAGGCCGCTCAGAGGAAATAAATTTAAAAAAAGGCGATAAATTACTGCTTGTTCGACTGGATAAAATAGGTGATGTCGTTCTAACTACACCGATGGCTGGCGCATTGAAGAAGCGCTTTCCCGGGGTTATTATCGATATGGCAGTTCGTCCGGGGATATCATTAGTAGCGTCTATGAGCGCTCATGTTGATAAGGTTGTGGAAGCCCCCGGATCGGTGCTTAAGTTTTCTAAGATAATTAAGATGAATAAATACAAGATGGCTGTTTTGGTTCATCCAGATATTTGGGCAGCAGTGGCAATTTCTCTTGCGAGAGTGAGGATTCGTATAGGTAGCGAGTATAGATTATGGGCGCCTCTTTTATTGACTCATCGTGTCCTAAGGCATCGAGATCCAAGACGACACGAATCGGTGCTTAATGCCGAACTTCTTGAATTTCTTGGAATAGATAGCAATGATCTACCTTCACCCGAATTAAATACTATTGATTCAGCCTTCTCTTTTGAGCCTGAAAAACCGATTATAGGTTTTCATCCGGGGAGTGGAGGCTCGGTATTGCGATGCCAACCGAGGATATTTGGAGAGGCAGCACGCTTATTGAAAGAGTCTGGATTCTCAATCGTCGTAACGGGCGGAACCGATGACGAGAAATCGGTAGAGGAGTTCCTCTGTGCTTCAGGTCTTGTAGATTATGATTTTGCAGGTAAAACGAATATTTCTGAACTAGGAAAAATTATTTCAAAATGCCAAGTTTTTGTTGCGCAAGGGACAGGTCCTTTGCATATTGCCAGCGGTTTAGGAATACCGGTTGTTGGGGTATATCCACCAAGTCTGAAGACTGGAGTAAAAAGGTGGCATCCCTTGGGAAGCAAATACATAGCCGTAAAGCCTAAACTGTCGGAATGTAAAAGGTGTATTGGGGAAAAATGTTCCCATTTCAATTGTCTCGAATCGATTTGCCCCGAGGAGATTGTTAGAGCTGTGAAGGAGTTATCAGTTGTTAAAAGCTCGATTAACGGCAATAAAAAATGA
- a CDS encoding polyphenol oxidase family protein: MLKARLTAIKNDYTIALLLCENTPRDPLPEGLEYSEIELPNEPLVLRQVHGGTVHYIDSVKVTEETRGAFGDGFIVTKPGIAVGVITADCIPLVITEAEGRCVAVLHCGWKSLATGIVDNALSLILNTEGVRKENLRFVMGPGILGSEYEVGPEVAVRFPESTKLIDENKYLLDLPVEIAHRLSKYGIESSAINSTGISTFSNEWLPSYRRDGDKAGQILILAWIK; the protein is encoded by the coding sequence TTGTTAAAAGCTCGATTAACGGCAATAAAAAATGATTATACTATTGCGTTGCTTTTATGCGAGAACACGCCTAGGGATCCTCTGCCCGAAGGATTGGAGTATTCCGAGATTGAACTGCCGAACGAACCGTTAGTTTTACGACAGGTTCATGGTGGAACTGTGCATTACATCGATTCGGTTAAAGTAACCGAAGAAACACGAGGTGCTTTTGGTGATGGCTTTATTGTCACTAAACCGGGAATTGCAGTAGGAGTGATCACTGCCGATTGTATTCCACTTGTTATTACGGAGGCTGAAGGAAGATGTGTCGCCGTTCTTCATTGTGGTTGGAAGTCCCTAGCTACGGGCATTGTAGATAATGCTCTTTCCCTTATTCTAAATACAGAGGGAGTTCGGAAAGAGAATCTACGTTTTGTAATGGGGCCAGGTATTTTAGGCTCCGAATACGAAGTTGGGCCGGAAGTTGCCGTCCGCTTCCCCGAATCAACTAAACTTATCGATGAGAATAAATACCTTCTAGATCTTCCTGTGGAAATTGCCCATAGACTTTCAAAATATGGAATAGAATCTTCAGCGATAAATTCTACCGGTATATCTACATTCTCGAATGAATGGCTTCCAAGCTATCGCCGCGATGGAGATAAAGCAGGTCAAATCCTTATTTTAGCCTGGATTAAATAG
- a CDS encoding Mrp/NBP35 family ATP-binding protein: protein MSEVKHKLLILSGKGGVGKSTVATNLAYGLAALNNKVGLLDIDIHGPSIGKMTGIENEKLFSNEKGLIEPIEKYGVKIITMASLLQEPDAPVIWRGPMKMKAIDQFLSEVDWGELDFLIIDSPPGTGDEPLSIIQRLPDMDGAIIVTTPQNVALLDARRTITFSRQLNVPVLGIIENMSGFVCPYCNKISEIFKVGGGEKAAKEMEVDLLGKLPLEPKIMAASDDGKPFIAEKNDSISIEVMKKIIENILEILGNK, encoded by the coding sequence ATGTCTGAGGTTAAGCACAAGTTGCTTATCCTTTCCGGCAAAGGAGGAGTCGGGAAATCCACTGTAGCTACCAACCTGGCTTATGGTCTAGCTGCGCTTAACAATAAAGTTGGGCTATTGGATATTGACATTCACGGTCCGAGTATTGGCAAAATGACTGGAATAGAAAATGAAAAACTATTTTCCAATGAAAAGGGGCTTATAGAACCTATAGAAAAGTACGGAGTCAAAATAATTACTATGGCTTCACTCCTACAGGAGCCCGATGCACCGGTCATCTGGCGCGGCCCTATGAAAATGAAAGCGATTGACCAATTTTTAAGTGAAGTCGATTGGGGCGAACTTGATTTTCTAATAATAGATTCACCTCCCGGCACAGGCGACGAACCTCTTAGTATTATCCAAAGACTACCGGATATGGATGGTGCTATTATTGTTACGACTCCTCAAAACGTGGCTCTTTTAGATGCCCGACGAACGATCACTTTTTCCCGGCAATTAAATGTGCCAGTTCTCGGTATTATCGAAAACATGAGCGGATTCGTTTGTCCATACTGCAACAAAATATCGGAAATATTCAAAGTTGGTGGTGGTGAGAAGGCCGCTAAAGAAATGGAAGTCGATTTACTCGGTAAGTTGCCTTTAGAACCAAAAATAATGGCTGCCTCCGACGATGGGAAGCCCTTTATAGCCGAAAAAAACGACAGTATATCTATCGAGGTTATGAAAAAGATAATCGAGAATATTCTAGAAATTTTGGGGAATAAATAG